DNA from Actinomyces sp. oral taxon 897:
GGGGGCATACGGCTGGGGCGCGGCGGGGCGCTGGGCCGCCCGGGTGACCAGGCGGGGGTCGGTGCCGGGCGGTGCCCACGGACTACCGGACACGCCTGTCTGGCCCCAGGATGCCGGACCCGGGAGGCGTGGCGGACCTCCGGCCCCCGCCAGCCGTGGTCCTGGCGGCCGGGCGGGTGCCCTGCCTGATGTACCCGGCACCGCGCCTCCCGGCGCCGTGCTCCTTTGGGCAGCCAGACGGGATGCGGTGCGGCGCGCCTGGGGCACGGTGGTCCGGCGGGAGGCCGTGGCCGGCGCCGCCGTCCGTCCTGCTGCGGTGCGCTGCGAGGTCCGAGCAGCGGCCGTGTGGGCGGCAGCCGTGGCCGGCGCCGCCGTCCTCCGGGAGGGCGGAGGCGGGGTGGGGTTCTGGTCGCCGGGCGCGGCGGGCTCGGTGGCGACGTCGTCCTCGGGCTGCCAGCCGGGAGTGGGGTCCAGGACGGAGACGTCATAGATCATCGACCCTGACAGGACGGAGCCGAAGGGGGAGTCGTCCAGTGCGCTCACGTCCTGGGGCTCCCACCCCGCGGGGGCCCAGTCGGTCTCATCAAGGTCCTGCACGCTCATGGTCCCAAGCATGGCACGACGTCGGTCCACGCGGGAGCTGTACCGCCGCGTGCCAGGGGTATAGCCGCCGGTCGGCTTCGTCCGCACCTGGTCCGGGAGTACCGCCCGTGTGCCAGGTATAGCCAGGCCGACCCCACGCGAGCAGGGATAGTCCACCCCACGCCGGGCGCGACGTCCTCCTCCGCTCTCCCAGGGCCGGGCGCAGCCCGGTGTCGGGTACCTGGCCAGGGCGGCGACCAGTCCCCTCCCCCGTCCCCGGGCACGACCGAGCTGATCGCCCCCGCACCGACCGACCCGGAGCACGACCCCTCGCACCGGAAGCTCCCGGAGGCAGGGCCCGGCCCGTCGTGGGTGGGCGCGACATCCCGCACTGAAAGCAACCCTCTTGACACCCCTACCCCCTAGGGGTATTCTGTCTGCTGACGACCAGGGAGGATACATGGCTGGCTACACCGGAACCAAGGACGACCACCTCAAGCGCCTGCGGCGCGTGGAGGGCCAGGTCCGTGGTATCTCGCGGATGGTCGAGCAGGACGTGTACTGCATTGACGTCCTGACCCAGATCGCCGCCGCCACCAAGGCCCTCCAGGCCGTGAGCCTGGGCCTGCTGGAGGACCACATGAGCCACTGCGTCATCCACGCCGCCCAGTCCTCCGAGGCGGAGGGCCAGGCCAAGATCCGCGAGGCCTCCGACGCCATAGCCCGTCTTGTACGGTCCTGAGCCCCCGACGCCGCGCAGCCACCTGGGCGGCGCCACTGGCCGGGCCCGCCCCGGCCTACCCCCTACCCGTAGTCGGCCCCACCCGGGCCGCCCACCGCAACCACAGGAGCACACCATGACCGAGTTCACCGCCACCGGCGTCGACCGCACCACCACCCTCAAGGTCTCCGGACTCACCTGCGGGCACTGCGTCACCCACGTCACCGAGGAGCTTGAGGCGGTCGCCGGCGTCAAGAACGTCTCCGTCCTGCTCAACAAGGGCGGGCAGTCCACTGTCACAGTCGTCTCCGACACCGTGCTGTCCGACGCCGCCCTGGCTGAGGCCATTAACGAGGCCGGGGACTACACCCTCGACGCGGTCGAGCGCGACACGCCCGCCGTCTGAGGCTCCCGTCCACCCCCTTGGCCCACGGCCCGCGTGGGCCAAGGGGGCACCGGCAGACGCCAGCTGATCTCGACCGTCTCCGCTCCCAGCCTGCGTGGGCCAGGGCCGACGACCCGCTGTTTACAAGACAGCGGCTCACTCCGCCCCCAGCCTGCGTGGGCAGGACGTCACCAGGCCGCACCACGTACGGCGCCCCTTGCCCGCGTGGTAGTGAGCGCGGGGATGGCGAGGAGGGACCTCCGTCCCTCCCGTCCTAGCCCGCGCGGTAACGGGTGGGGACCGAGCTGGATCCTCGGCGTGGTACGGACTCCCGCCCCAGCCCGCACGGTAATTAGGGCCGGTGCGGCCCACGTCCTCACCGAGCCCCGCCCTGGCCCACACGGCAGCAGGTGGCCGCAGCCACGACAGGGCCCGGGGACGCGGCAACGGAGGACGGCAGAACAGCACCGCCTTCGGTGACCTCGGTGCCCGCACCGGCCCACGCAGCAGCGGATCCTGGACGTGAGCTACGCGGTCCGCCGGACCCCAGCCAGGCAGTCCCGTGGCCGCGCCCAGCCACACACCGCCCGGGCTCATCACAGGCCATCTGGGCCCGGGTACTCCCCGCCCGGGCGGGACCGTGCCGGGCAGTGGCCCTGGCAGGTGTCTCCGCACCGTACGGCCCTGCGGGAGGACCGCCTCTACGCCACCGCGTGAGAGCGACTCCGACCCGCACCGTACGGCCCTGCGGACCCGCCTCCGGCCCCCACCCTCGCGAGCACCCGCTCGCCGGGGTGGCCCGACACCGCGGCACCACCCCCACACCCGCCTGCGACGAGCGAGGTAGGGGTACCAGCGACCAGGACGCGCTGTAACCACCCCGCGCCCCTGCAGCAGGGCACCCCGCGGCGGGCCACCCATCCGAACCCTCCTGCCACCCCGGACGGAGTTGCACATTCATTACGGGGTCGACAGTGGGCGAGTGACATGTTTCCAACGTTTTGTCCCTCCGGGAGAGGACCGGGGACAGGATGAATGTGCAACGGCGCCTGCGTTGCACATTCATCCTGGTTCACAGGCCCCGCACCGACCAGTCGATCCGCATGATCCCGCCATTGTTTGATCGACGATTGTAAAAAGAATGTGCAACTCCGTCCGGGGCAGATCAGCTGCTCCTGCACCGGTCGCACCCTTGATAGGTGTGACTTATCAGTATACTCCGAAACCAAGAAGGCACTTATGAGTCCCGTACCCGCTTCCCACCCTGAGGCCTCAGGCCAGCGCGTTATCACCCTCGGCGTGGAGGGCATGACCTGCGCGTCGTGCGTGGCCCGCGTGGAGAAGAAGCTGTCCAGGCTCGACGGGGTGAGCGCCAGCGTCAACCTGGCCACCGAGACCGCCCGGGTGACCGCGCCCGCCGGGATCTCGGACGACGACCTGCTGGCGGCGGTCGCCCGCGCCGGCTACACGGCCCGGCTCAAGGGCACCCGCACCAAGGGTCCCCTCACGGCCGACGCCGGACCCTCCGACCCCAGGACACCCGGCACCCTCCCCGAGACCGCCTCCACCGGAGCGGACAGCACCCGCAGCGGGGTCCTCACCAGCGGTACCAGCACCACGTCCGGCACCTCCGCGGGACCAGCGCCACGAGGCCAGGACGCCCTAGCTATTCCCACCACCGCACCCACCGAGCACACCGCACCAGCGGGCAGAGGGGCTGGGAGCGAGGGACCTGCCGTCCCGTCCGCCGACGTCGCCGCACGGTCAGACGCCGCACCCACCGAGGACACCACGCCCACCGAGGACACCGCACCAGTCCCCCAGACCCCGCATCCCGACCAGGCCCCGCGCCTGGGCGCCTCCCAGGTCGCCCGGGCCGCTGACCTGCGCCTGCGCCTGGTCTACAGCCTCGTCCTGTCCGTACCCGTCATGGTGGTCTCCATGGTCCCGGCCCTCCAGCTGCCCGGCTGGCAGTGGACGGTCGCCCTCATGGCGCTGCCGGTGGCGACCTGGGGCGCCTGGCCCTTCCACCGGGCCGCCGCCCGTGCCCTGCGCCACGGCGCCTTCACCATGGACACGCTCGTGTCCCTGGGGGTGGTCGCCGCCACCGCCTGGAGCCTGTGGGCCCTTATCTGGGGCGGGGCCGGGGAGATCGGCACACAGATGACCATGGAGCTCCTACCCCGCCACCAGGGGCACGCGGCCCACATGTACTTCGAGTCGGCGGCCTGGGTGACCACCTTCCTGCTGGCGGGCCGCTACGCCGAGGCGCGCGCCCGGTACCGCTCCGGCGACGCCCTGCGCGCCCTGCTGGAGCTCGGTGCCAAGGAGGTCACCCGGGTGCGCCTGACCTCGCCGTCGGGCTCCACCGACGCCGTCGACGTCCTGGACGAGGAGGGCGCTCCCCTGCCTGAGGCCACCCGCACCCAGGAGCGCGTGCCGGTGGACGAGCTGCGTGCCGGGGACCTGTTCTGCGTGCGCCCCGGGGAGAAGGTGGCCACCGACGGGGTCGTGGTCGAGGGACGCAGTGCCGTGGACGCCTCCCTGCTCACCGGCGAGTCCGTGCCCGTGGACGTGGGGGTGGGTGACGTCGTCACCGGCGCCACCGTCAACACCTCCGGGGTGCTGCTGGTGCGGGCCACCGCCGTGGGCGAGGGCACCACGCTGGCTCGGATCGGGGCCATGGTCACGGCCGCGCAGGCGGGCAAGGCGCCCGTCCAGCGCCTGGCGGACCGGGTCTCGGGGGTGTTCGTACCGGTGGTGCTGGGGCTGTCGGCCCTGACGCTGGCGGGGTGGCTGGTCACCGGGCACAACGCCCAGGCGTCCTTCACGGCGGCGGTGGCGGTCCTGGTCATCGCCTGCCCCTGCGCCCTGGGCCTGGCCACGCCCACCGCCCTGCTCGTGGGCACCGGCCGGGCCGCCCAGCTCGGCGTGGTCATCAAGGGGCCTGAGGTCCTGGAGTCCACGCGCTCCCTGGACACCATGGTCCTGGACAAGACCGGCACCGTCACCACCGGGCGCATGAGCCTGGACGCGGAGGCGTCGGCCAGCGTCCCCTCCGGGGCCGACGGCGCCGCCACCGGTGGGGCCGGGGCCGACGGCGCCGCCACCCGCAGCCCCGACGCCGGGAGCACCGGCAATAACATGAGCGAGGTCAGTGCCCCCACGGACAAGACCGACGCCAGCACCAGCATGCGGGTGGCAGGTACGGGCCCGCTGAGCGAGGCTGACCTGTACCTGGCCGGGGCCCTGGAGGCCGCCAGCGAGCACCCCGTGGCCGCCGCCATCGCCACGGCGGCCCGCGAGCACCTGGAGACCGCCCCGGCGTCGGGCACCGGGACCCCTGGCGGCCCGCAGCACGCACAGCCCTCGGAGCCCGCCCCGGCAGCACGCTCCGAGGAAGCCGCCCCGCCAGCGGCCAGTACCGACGCAGCCACCCCGCCAGCGGCCAGCACCGGGACCCCCGGTGCCCGGGCCGCAGGAGCCCGAACCGGGGACACGGACACGACGACCCTTTCCGCCCCCGGCGCCCGGACCAACGCCCCCGTCCCACCCCGACTGGCCGTCGTCACCGACTTTGCCAACCACGAGGGCCGGGGCGTGACCGGTGTGGTGGAGGGGCGCACGGTCGCCGTCGGGCGGGCGTCCTGGCTCACCGAGCAGGGCGTGGTGCTGGGCGAGGGCCTGGCCGCGGCGCTGGAGCGGGCCGAGGAGTCGGGGGCCACCGCCGTCGTCCTGGCCGTGGGGCCCGCCCCCGGGGCCGAGCCCACCCGGCCCGGCCAGAGCTCGGGGACCGTGAGAAGTCCCGGCACCCGTGCCACTCAGACGAGCCAGCGCACTCCGGGCACCCAGCCCGGCCACCAGGTCCTGGACGCCCGCGCCGTGCTGGCGGTGCGCGACACCGTGCGCCCGTCCTCACGCAAGGCCGTCACCGACCTGCGCGAGCTGGGTATCCGCCCCGTGCTCCTGACCGGGGACAACCCCCGGGCGGCGGCGCACGTGGCCGCCCAGGTCGGGATCGCGTCCGCCGACGTGCGCTCCGAGGTCCGCCCCGAGGACAAGCGCGACGTCGTCGCCGCCCTGCAGGCCGAGGGACGCAATGTGGGCGTGGTCGGGGACGGGGTGAACGACGCCGCGGCCCTGGCCCAGGCCAGTACGCAGGGCCTGGGCCTGGCCATGGGGTCGGGGGCGGACGTGGCCATTGAGGCCGCGGACGTCACCCTGGTGCGCACCGACCTGGAGGCGGCCGTGGCCGCGGTGCGGGTGAGCCGGGCGACCCTGCGGATTATCCGGCAGAACCTGTTCTGGGCCTTCGCCTACAATGTGGCCGCCATCCCACTGGCCATGGCCGGACTGCTCAACCCCATGATCGCGGGAGCCGCCATGGCGTCCTCCAGCGTCATTGTGGTCACCAACTCCCTGCGCCTGCGCCGGGCCGGGTGAACGGTCCCCAGGGGCCCGCCGAAGCCGGTGGCCGCCACCTGCGCCGGGCCGGGTGAGCGGGGCGGAGGACGCGGACTGGCTGCCAGCCCCAGGCTGCGTCCTCACGATCGGCGACCACGC
Protein-coding regions in this window:
- a CDS encoding metal-sensitive transcriptional regulator, giving the protein MAGYTGTKDDHLKRLRRVEGQVRGISRMVEQDVYCIDVLTQIAAATKALQAVSLGLLEDHMSHCVIHAAQSSEAEGQAKIREASDAIARLVRS
- a CDS encoding heavy-metal-associated domain-containing protein translates to MTEFTATGVDRTTTLKVSGLTCGHCVTHVTEELEAVAGVKNVSVLLNKGGQSTVTVVSDTVLSDAALAEAINEAGDYTLDAVERDTPAV
- a CDS encoding heavy metal translocating P-type ATPase, translating into MSPVPASHPEASGQRVITLGVEGMTCASCVARVEKKLSRLDGVSASVNLATETARVTAPAGISDDDLLAAVARAGYTARLKGTRTKGPLTADAGPSDPRTPGTLPETASTGADSTRSGVLTSGTSTTSGTSAGPAPRGQDALAIPTTAPTEHTAPAGRGAGSEGPAVPSADVAARSDAAPTEDTTPTEDTAPVPQTPHPDQAPRLGASQVARAADLRLRLVYSLVLSVPVMVVSMVPALQLPGWQWTVALMALPVATWGAWPFHRAAARALRHGAFTMDTLVSLGVVAATAWSLWALIWGGAGEIGTQMTMELLPRHQGHAAHMYFESAAWVTTFLLAGRYAEARARYRSGDALRALLELGAKEVTRVRLTSPSGSTDAVDVLDEEGAPLPEATRTQERVPVDELRAGDLFCVRPGEKVATDGVVVEGRSAVDASLLTGESVPVDVGVGDVVTGATVNTSGVLLVRATAVGEGTTLARIGAMVTAAQAGKAPVQRLADRVSGVFVPVVLGLSALTLAGWLVTGHNAQASFTAAVAVLVIACPCALGLATPTALLVGTGRAAQLGVVIKGPEVLESTRSLDTMVLDKTGTVTTGRMSLDAEASASVPSGADGAATGGAGADGAATRSPDAGSTGNNMSEVSAPTDKTDASTSMRVAGTGPLSEADLYLAGALEAASEHPVAAAIATAAREHLETAPASGTGTPGGPQHAQPSEPAPAARSEEAAPPAASTDAATPPAASTGTPGARAAGARTGDTDTTTLSAPGARTNAPVPPRLAVVTDFANHEGRGVTGVVEGRTVAVGRASWLTEQGVVLGEGLAAALERAEESGATAVVLAVGPAPGAEPTRPGQSSGTVRSPGTRATQTSQRTPGTQPGHQVLDARAVLAVRDTVRPSSRKAVTDLRELGIRPVLLTGDNPRAAAHVAAQVGIASADVRSEVRPEDKRDVVAALQAEGRNVGVVGDGVNDAAALAQASTQGLGLAMGSGADVAIEAADVTLVRTDLEAAVAAVRVSRATLRIIRQNLFWAFAYNVAAIPLAMAGLLNPMIAGAAMASSSVIVVTNSLRLRRAG